One region of Pirellulales bacterium genomic DNA includes:
- a CDS encoding response regulator: protein MKTVFTTGEAAKICKVSQQTIIRCFDSGQLKGFRVPGSRFRRIPRNELFSFMRDNGIPTDALESGKRKVLIVDDDEELVELITDVLNRDGRFEVRSVNNGFDAGMMVKEYRPDLIVLDVMLPDINGKEVCQRVRGDSTMDDVRIICISGMVEEDKIEDLRASGANDFLHKPFEVDTLIERMCTLLDIETLSAG from the coding sequence ATGAAGACGGTCTTTACGACGGGCGAAGCCGCCAAGATCTGTAAGGTCAGCCAACAGACCATTATTCGCTGCTTTGATTCTGGACAACTTAAGGGATTTCGGGTCCCTGGCAGCCGCTTCCGCCGCATTCCGCGTAACGAGCTATTCTCGTTCATGCGCGATAATGGCATCCCGACCGATGCTCTGGAAAGTGGCAAGCGCAAGGTCCTGATCGTCGATGACGACGAAGAGTTGGTCGAGCTGATCACCGACGTCCTGAACCGGGATGGCCGCTTCGAGGTTCGCAGCGTTAACAACGGCTTCGACGCGGGCATGATGGTCAAGGAATATCGCCCCGACCTGATCGTGCTGGATGTCATGTTGCCGGATATCAACGGCAAGGAAGTCTGCCAGCGCGTACGTGGCGACAGCACCATGGACGATGTGCGGATCATCTGCATCTCGGGCATGGTCGAAGAGGACAAGATCGAAGATCTCCGTGCTTCGGGGGCCAACGATTTCCTCCACAAGCCGTTCGAAGTCGATACGCTGATCGAGCGGATGTGTACGTTGTTGGATATCGAGACGTTGTCGGCCGGCTAG